A stretch of the uncultured Desulfobacter sp. genome encodes the following:
- a CDS encoding helix-turn-helix transcriptional regulator, producing the protein MSFFAMTDKAIIKEIGRRLKSTRLRKNMTQKEVAEATGLSLNAVQTAEKGASKMMTYVKILRVLNALDSLDNFLPEVNISPLALAKMAGKKRKRASGARLKDT; encoded by the coding sequence GTGTCTTTTTTTGCTATGACTGATAAGGCGATCATAAAAGAGATCGGTCGCCGATTAAAATCCACTCGCCTGAGAAAAAATATGACGCAAAAAGAAGTTGCCGAGGCCACCGGGCTTTCTTTGAATGCCGTTCAGACTGCGGAAAAGGGCGCAAGCAAAATGATGACCTATGTGAAAATATTACGGGTCTTGAATGCCCTTGACAGCTTGGATAACTTTTTGCCCGAAGTAAATATCAGCCCGCTGGCGTTGGCAAAAATGGCGGGCAAAAAGCGTAAGAGAGCATCCGGGGCCAGGTTAAAGGACACTTAA
- a CDS encoding DEAD/DEAH box helicase codes for MGIDDYIKGLKSFKGFAGDIVSHRTFDSQPAAWASGRAFPCFKNDLSRLLAKLGIKNLYTHQARAISFILDNRHTVIATPTASGKSLVYNLPVMDALISDPHAHALYLFPLKALARDQLDTVNQMLAGTDAICSQALTAGVYDGDITAYQKTKIRKNPPNILLSNPEMLHLAMLAHHHLWDSFFANLKYIVVDEVHTYRGIMGSNMAWVFRRLLRICRFYGSDPCFIFCSATIANPGQLASELTGLQVTVVDEQGAPCGKKDVLMMKGLEGAAQTAITLIHAAVYRNLATIVYTQSRKITELIAVWAGQRAKSMADKICAYRAGFLPEERREIEQKLAKGELLCVVSTSALELGIDIGNLDLCILVGYPGTMMSTWQRAGRVGRDGGDSAMVLIAHEDALDQYFINHPDIFFSMPPETARINPGNPQILDRHLDCAAAELSLDAEDPLLKSTVVQERVQALGSEGRLLLSRDGHTWFSRRKRPHREVSLRGTGHTIPIFKEDTRESLGDIDWHRSYFETHEGAVYLHRGQTFVVTLFDYLKGVVRAKKETVNYYTRARSSKNTEIISVEKICQVKDTRVGFGKLRIREQVTGYERKSVSGQKSLGIVPLDLPELTYETQGLWIEIPDWIRQRIETDHLHFMGGIHALEHAAIGMMPLLVMTDRNDLGGISMPYHPQVDTSVVFVYDGVPGGLGLTSQAFDNAETLMQRTYEAIRDCPCETGCPACVHSPKCGSGNRPIDKEAAKHILDMLLEQVTGQGAVASASATPASLFPDIAVSKKVADKKKKEPISPQRYAVLDIETRRSAKQVGGWHKADRMGVSCAVLYDSLEKDFLVYYQEDMEKLVERLGQMDLIIGFNITRFDYKVLSGLSRFNFHNLPTLDILTKVHDRLGYRLSLDHLAGQTLGLEKSADGLLALKWWQEGRLDLIVDYCTQDVRVTHELYTYGRDHGYLLFKNKAGHQVRIPVDWK; via the coding sequence GTGGGGATCGATGACTATATAAAAGGATTAAAGTCCTTTAAGGGGTTTGCAGGCGATATTGTCAGTCATAGAACGTTTGACTCACAACCTGCGGCCTGGGCATCCGGGAGAGCCTTTCCCTGTTTTAAAAATGACTTGTCCCGCCTTCTTGCAAAGCTTGGCATTAAAAATCTGTACACCCACCAGGCCCGGGCTATTTCGTTCATCCTTGACAATCGCCATACGGTTATTGCCACACCCACGGCATCGGGCAAAAGCCTGGTATATAACCTGCCGGTGATGGATGCGCTGATTTCCGATCCCCACGCTCACGCCCTGTACCTGTTTCCCTTAAAAGCCCTGGCCCGAGACCAGCTTGATACAGTAAATCAAATGCTGGCCGGCACGGATGCAATTTGTTCTCAGGCGTTGACCGCAGGTGTTTATGACGGGGATATCACGGCGTATCAAAAGACAAAGATCCGCAAAAATCCGCCCAATATCCTTTTATCAAATCCTGAGATGCTGCATCTGGCCATGCTGGCCCATCATCATCTATGGGACTCTTTTTTCGCGAATCTGAAGTACATCGTGGTGGATGAGGTGCATACCTACCGCGGGATCATGGGCTCGAACATGGCCTGGGTGTTTCGCAGGCTTTTGCGTATTTGCCGGTTTTACGGATCTGATCCTTGCTTTATTTTTTGTTCAGCCACCATTGCTAATCCCGGACAGCTTGCCTCGGAATTGACCGGATTGCAGGTGACGGTGGTGGATGAACAGGGCGCTCCGTGCGGGAAAAAAGATGTTTTGATGATGAAGGGGCTGGAGGGCGCGGCCCAGACCGCCATCACACTCATCCATGCCGCCGTGTACCGAAATCTTGCCACCATTGTTTACACTCAGTCCAGAAAAATTACGGAACTGATTGCCGTATGGGCGGGACAGCGGGCAAAATCCATGGCGGATAAGATCTGTGCATACCGGGCCGGGTTTCTTCCCGAGGAGCGGCGGGAGATTGAACAAAAACTTGCCAAAGGCGAACTGCTTTGCGTGGTATCAACGTCTGCCCTTGAGCTTGGTATTGATATCGGCAATCTGGACCTTTGCATTCTTGTGGGGTATCCGGGAACCATGATGTCCACCTGGCAGCGGGCCGGCAGGGTAGGGCGGGACGGCGGAGACTCTGCCATGGTACTCATTGCCCATGAAGACGCTTTGGACCAGTATTTCATCAATCATCCGGATATCTTTTTTTCCATGCCCCCTGAAACCGCGAGGATCAATCCTGGAAACCCCCAGATCCTTGACCGCCACTTGGATTGTGCGGCTGCTGAACTCAGCCTGGATGCTGAGGATCCCTTGTTAAAGTCTACAGTTGTGCAGGAACGGGTTCAAGCCCTGGGAAGTGAAGGCCGGTTGCTGTTGAGCCGGGACGGGCATACCTGGTTTTCCCGGCGCAAACGTCCCCACAGGGAGGTCAGTTTAAGGGGGACCGGCCACACCATTCCCATCTTCAAAGAAGACACCCGGGAGAGTTTAGGGGACATCGATTGGCACAGATCCTATTTTGAAACCCATGAAGGGGCGGTTTACCTGCACCGGGGGCAAACCTTTGTGGTCACATTGTTTGATTATCTCAAAGGCGTGGTCCGGGCCAAAAAGGAAACGGTCAATTATTACACCCGGGCAAGGTCTTCAAAAAATACTGAAATTATCAGTGTGGAAAAAATCTGCCAGGTCAAAGACACCCGGGTGGGGTTCGGCAAACTGAGAATCCGTGAACAGGTCACAGGGTATGAAAGAAAATCGGTGTCCGGGCAAAAATCCCTTGGCATTGTGCCGTTGGATCTGCCGGAACTGACCTATGAAACCCAGGGGTTGTGGATTGAGATTCCGGACTGGATCAGGCAGCGCATTGAAACGGATCACCTACATTTTATGGGCGGGATTCATGCGTTGGAGCATGCGGCCATCGGCATGATGCCACTACTGGTAATGACGGACAGAAATGATCTGGGCGGTATTTCCATGCCCTATCATCCCCAGGTTGATACGTCGGTTGTTTTTGTTTACGATGGCGTGCCGGGTGGATTGGGGCTTACATCGCAGGCTTTTGACAACGCAGAGACCCTTATGCAAAGGACGTATGAGGCGATCCGGGACTGCCCTTGCGAGACCGGGTGCCCGGCATGTGTCCATTCTCCCAAATGCGGTTCGGGAAACCGTCCCATCGACAAGGAAGCGGCAAAGCACATTCTTGATATGCTCCTTGAACAAGTGACGGGGCAGGGGGCAGTCGCCTCTGCATCCGCCACACCAGCGTCTCTTTTTCCAGATATCGCCGTTTCCAAAAAAGTGGCAGATAAAAAGAAAAAAGAGCCCATATCTCCCCAAAGATACGCTGTTCTTGACATTGAAACCCGGCGGTCTGCCAAGCAGGTGGGTGGATGGCACAAAGCTGACCGTATGGGGGTCTCCTGTGCTGTGCTCTACGATTCCCTTGAAAAGGATTTTCTGGTTTATTACCAGGAGGATATGGAAAAACTTGTGGAGCGGCTCGGGCAAATGGATCTGATAATCGGATTTAATATTACCCGATTTGATTACAAAGTGCTGTCCGGTTTGAGCCGGTTTAATTTTCACAATCTGCCCACCTTGGATATTCTGACAAAAGTCCATGATCGTTTAGGCTATCGGCTTTCACTGGATCATCTGGCCGGACAGACCCTGGGCCTTGAAAAAAGTGCGGATGGGCTTCTGGCCTTGAAGTGGTGGCAGGAAGGCCGTCTGGATCTGATCGTGGACTATTGTACCCAGGATGTGCGCGTTACCCATGAATTATACACCTATGGCCGGGATCATGGGTATTTGCTTTTTAAAAACAAGGCCGGTCATCAGGTGCGGATCCCAGTAGACTGGAAATAG
- a CDS encoding histidine phosphatase family protein has product METKYKLRSQHTIDLVRDLLGQGVDRISLILRHSDRQYSDNPRLEPFMGLNDPGKQYAFDLGKSFPLDLTPVLFSSHFGRCIETAYLIDKGFTSVSNKNLPHNTINTALTPFYVKDIITATNMLIKTGSTQFVKNWFDKIVDESIMLDPEVTANRITDFMVSRLKDLLPGQAAVCVTHDWNIFPVKYFKLGLPHENALDAGYLDAVAFFEKEDRIFAAARQLDPVEIS; this is encoded by the coding sequence ATGGAAACTAAATATAAACTTCGGTCCCAGCATACCATTGATTTGGTCAGAGACCTGCTTGGGCAGGGTGTTGACCGCATCTCTTTAATTTTACGTCACTCAGACAGACAATACTCGGACAATCCGCGGCTTGAACCGTTTATGGGACTCAACGATCCAGGAAAGCAATATGCCTTTGACCTCGGCAAATCATTTCCTTTGGATTTAACCCCGGTGCTGTTTTCCAGCCATTTTGGCCGGTGTATTGAAACCGCCTACCTCATTGATAAAGGATTTACCTCGGTCTCAAATAAAAATCTGCCCCACAATACGATTAATACAGCTTTAACCCCTTTTTATGTCAAAGATATTATCACCGCTACAAACATGTTGATCAAAACAGGTTCCACACAGTTCGTCAAAAACTGGTTTGACAAAATCGTTGATGAATCAATTATGCTTGACCCTGAGGTGACGGCAAACCGGATTACCGATTTTATGGTTTCAAGGCTAAAAGATCTTTTGCCGGGGCAGGCCGCAGTGTGCGTGACCCATGACTGGAATATCTTTCCCGTCAAATATTTCAAGTTAGGCCTTCCCCATGAAAATGCCCTGGATGCCGGATACCTGGATGCCGTGGCATTCTTTGAAAAGGAGGATCGAATTTTTGCCGCAGCCAGACAGCTTGATCCGGTGGAAATCTCTTAG
- the cmoB gene encoding tRNA 5-methoxyuridine(34)/uridine 5-oxyacetic acid(34) synthase CmoB, with the protein MEQFLDNFGYLGWGKWYDALEKLVKEKRAFLDSAGGNFEKFKGVVDDLTKICPSTVDISSDLSAKAVSIGQADQLLPDDKERLYNGLVNLSPWRKGPFSFFGVHVDSEWQSWMKWERLAPHLPNLENTKILDIGSSNGYYMFKMAAQKPMFALGLEPQSAFYYQYCAAQKYLNLKNVFCLPATYKDLPAMNRFFDLVLCMGILYHRKSPVEMLRQIHDSLAPGGQVVVENLVIRGENNNCLFPFDRYAKMRNVFFIPDLSAMKAWLVRAGFSHIRCVDITDTTLEEQRKTPWIQTESLEDFLDPDDPSKTVEGYPAPVRAIFMATA; encoded by the coding sequence ATGGAACAATTTTTAGATAATTTCGGATACTTGGGATGGGGTAAATGGTATGATGCCCTGGAAAAACTGGTTAAAGAAAAACGGGCCTTTCTTGATTCTGCCGGGGGAAATTTTGAAAAGTTTAAAGGCGTGGTTGACGATCTGACCAAAATTTGTCCCAGCACCGTTGATATATCATCTGATTTATCCGCAAAAGCTGTCAGCATCGGACAGGCAGACCAGCTTTTACCCGATGACAAAGAGAGGCTTTACAACGGTCTTGTCAATTTGAGCCCCTGGCGAAAGGGGCCGTTTAGCTTTTTTGGTGTTCACGTTGATTCCGAGTGGCAGTCCTGGATGAAATGGGAGCGTTTGGCACCTCATCTGCCCAACCTTGAAAACACAAAAATTTTGGATATCGGTTCAAGCAACGGCTATTACATGTTCAAAATGGCGGCACAAAAGCCCATGTTTGCGTTGGGCCTTGAACCCCAAAGTGCCTTTTATTATCAGTATTGTGCGGCACAAAAATATCTCAATTTGAAAAACGTATTTTGTCTGCCGGCCACCTACAAAGATCTGCCGGCTATGAACCGTTTTTTTGATCTGGTGCTGTGCATGGGCATTTTGTACCACCGCAAATCCCCGGTGGAGATGCTCAGGCAGATCCATGACAGCCTTGCACCGGGTGGTCAGGTGGTTGTGGAAAATCTGGTGATCCGAGGGGAAAACAATAATTGCCTGTTTCCTTTTGACCGGTACGCTAAAATGCGCAATGTGTTTTTTATCCCTGATCTGTCTGCCATGAAAGCTTGGCTTGTCCGGGCGGGATTTTCACATATCAGGTGCGTGGATATAACAGATACCACCCTTGAAGAGCAGCGCAAGACTCCATGGATTCAAACTGAATCCCTTGAAGATTTTTTGGACCCCGATGATCCGTCAAAAACCGTTGAGGGGTATCCGGCGCCCGTCAGGGCCATTTTTATGGCAACGGCCTAA
- the cmoA gene encoding carboxy-S-adenosyl-L-methionine synthase CmoA: MNKDRVFSEKLTTITPFRFNEKVARVFDDMLVRSVPLYGEVLKQQARIARQFYQSGTQIFDLGCSHGNFGVLLLDCFGETAFKMTGVDSSWPMIQRFKKRLCVHDSQGCIELACACMEDIVIANASVVVINLTLQFLDSDKRDTLIQSAFDGLCQGGILLLTEKTVHPDPQMNNLEQEYYHQFKRENGYTDLEISQKRDALERVLVPETVAEHEHRIQKAGFDSFNVWLKWFNFTSMIAVKK; this comes from the coding sequence ATGAATAAAGACAGGGTATTTTCAGAAAAACTAACCACAATCACACCTTTCAGGTTCAACGAAAAAGTCGCCCGGGTATTTGACGATATGCTGGTCAGATCCGTACCGCTGTACGGTGAAGTGCTTAAACAGCAGGCGAGAATTGCCAGGCAGTTTTATCAAAGCGGCACACAGATATTTGATCTGGGATGCTCCCATGGCAATTTTGGTGTTCTGCTTCTTGACTGCTTTGGTGAAACGGCATTTAAGATGACGGGTGTTGACAGTTCCTGGCCCATGATCCAGCGGTTTAAAAAGAGGCTTTGCGTCCATGACAGCCAGGGCTGCATAGAACTTGCCTGTGCCTGCATGGAAGACATTGTGATTGCAAACGCATCTGTGGTGGTTATTAATCTGACCTTGCAGTTTCTTGATTCCGACAAACGCGATACGCTTATTCAATCCGCCTTTGACGGCCTTTGTCAAGGCGGTATATTACTGCTCACGGAAAAGACCGTTCACCCTGATCCGCAAATGAATAATCTGGAGCAGGAATATTATCATCAGTTTAAAAGGGAAAACGGATATACGGACCTTGAGATCAGTCAGAAACGGGATGCCCTGGAACGGGTGCTGGTTCCTGAGACCGTGGCCGAACATGAACACCGGATCCAGAAGGCCGGTTTTGATTCCTTTAATGTTTGGCTTAAGTGGTTTAATTTTACATCCATGATCGCTGTTAAAAAATAG
- a CDS encoding N-acetylmuramoyl-L-alanine amidase codes for MAQLDCKHDADSRAEILRDVYLENQHMITKTSFNRQKKVQRVVLKSLKIRKTAMLLILLNILLIQLFSKNLSTGIYNVPEIHNTNKEPERITASFAENVDEKADLTMYTKDTSVSTIPRWIIEWTGNQLSLNDFNLLLDEYKNIELSSLFGLGVKTVVIDPGHGGRDPGAIGANGTMEKEITLDVSIKLKDRLDKLTQFNVLLTRNEDITLSLADRVAFAKGNNADLFVSIHVNALPNKSVNIIETYYFGAPRSSETLRLAELENSGSHFSMAELDLILADFENTLKRQESAKLAKLIQGSLYKNIKRQDAQVLNIGIKMAPFVVLSQTGVPSVLVEISCISKLEQEAKLASVNYRSDIADYLQEGIAAYLEMQNTIISDRRIQQ; via the coding sequence ATGGCTCAACTCGACTGCAAACATGATGCTGATTCCAGAGCTGAAATACTTAGAGACGTCTATCTGGAAAATCAGCACATGATCACCAAAACGTCGTTCAATCGACAAAAAAAAGTCCAACGAGTTGTTCTTAAATCTTTAAAAATTAGAAAAACAGCCATGTTGCTGATCCTTTTAAATATACTCTTAATACAATTGTTCAGCAAAAATCTATCCACTGGGATTTATAATGTGCCGGAGATACATAACACAAACAAAGAGCCTGAACGCATAACAGCCTCTTTTGCCGAAAACGTAGATGAAAAAGCCGACTTGACCATGTATACAAAGGACACCTCCGTAAGTACCATCCCGAGATGGATTATAGAGTGGACAGGAAACCAATTATCACTCAACGACTTTAATTTGTTACTTGATGAGTATAAAAATATTGAGTTATCATCTTTATTCGGACTGGGCGTTAAAACCGTTGTTATAGATCCCGGACACGGTGGTCGCGACCCTGGTGCCATTGGTGCTAACGGCACTATGGAAAAAGAAATTACCCTTGATGTCTCCATCAAACTCAAGGATCGTTTAGACAAGTTAACGCAATTCAATGTATTGCTGACCCGAAATGAAGATATAACACTATCATTAGCTGACCGCGTTGCCTTTGCTAAGGGAAATAATGCGGATCTGTTTGTTTCTATACATGTGAATGCATTGCCCAATAAATCCGTTAATATTATTGAGACTTATTACTTTGGCGCGCCAAGAAGCTCTGAAACGCTGCGCTTAGCTGAATTGGAAAATTCAGGATCCCATTTTAGCATGGCAGAGCTTGATTTAATTCTTGCAGATTTTGAAAACACGTTAAAACGTCAAGAATCGGCTAAACTCGCAAAACTAATACAGGGCAGCTTGTATAAAAACATAAAACGTCAAGATGCCCAGGTTCTTAACATAGGCATCAAAATGGCGCCGTTCGTAGTACTTTCTCAAACTGGAGTACCCAGCGTATTGGTAGAAATTTCATGCATTTCAAAACTAGAGCAGGAAGCTAAATTGGCATCGGTAAACTATCGCTCTGATATCGCCGATTACCTTCAGGAAGGTATCGCTGCCTACTTGGAGATGCAAAATACGATAATTTCAGACAGGAGGATTCAGCAATGA
- the mamK gene encoding MamK family actin-like protein, whose product MTSKANEGNDPTPKTKKKDPMQSLNIGIDLGTSRSAMSASNSKKDWVESYVGWPKDFVAQKMLGKRVLFGDDALKNRLSLNLCRPLERGVIKDGSELSESAVKELVGCLIDVARTQDYEASDLRIIVGVPSESFKENKMAIKRLLSDFSDAIMVVSEPFSVAYGINELNNSMVIDIGAGTMDFCIMHGTMPSEEDQKTVLMAGDYIDRQLETYLSESYPEANFTINMVRHFKEQYSFVGDPPDTVTVDIPVDGKPIKHNITEEMKRACESILPGLTETMLELIADFDPEFQKMVRNNIILAGGGSQIRGIKEHIEKVLKEYGPCKVHLIDDPLYAGADGALALAEDMPEEYWQSN is encoded by the coding sequence ATGACCAGTAAAGCTAATGAGGGGAATGACCCTACGCCAAAAACCAAAAAAAAAGATCCAATGCAAAGTCTGAATATCGGCATTGATCTCGGCACCTCAAGAAGCGCCATGTCCGCCAGTAACAGCAAAAAAGATTGGGTGGAAAGCTACGTTGGTTGGCCCAAAGATTTTGTTGCTCAAAAGATGCTTGGTAAAAGAGTGCTGTTCGGAGATGATGCGCTGAAAAATCGCCTGTCCCTGAATCTTTGCCGGCCATTGGAGCGTGGGGTAATCAAGGATGGCTCGGAATTAAGTGAATCAGCAGTAAAAGAACTTGTTGGATGTTTAATCGATGTTGCCCGAACACAAGATTATGAAGCGTCAGACCTGCGTATTATTGTGGGGGTGCCGTCCGAATCGTTCAAAGAGAATAAGATGGCGATCAAACGGCTGCTGTCAGATTTTTCAGATGCGATCATGGTCGTGTCAGAGCCATTTTCTGTCGCCTACGGGATCAACGAGCTGAATAATTCTATGGTGATTGATATCGGCGCAGGCACTATGGATTTTTGCATCATGCACGGCACCATGCCTTCCGAAGAAGACCAGAAAACCGTTTTGATGGCTGGAGACTATATTGACCGCCAACTTGAGACCTATCTAAGCGAAAGCTATCCTGAAGCTAATTTCACCATAAATATGGTTCGCCATTTCAAGGAGCAGTATAGTTTTGTGGGGGATCCGCCCGATACCGTGACAGTAGATATCCCGGTTGATGGAAAACCTATTAAACACAACATCACAGAAGAGATGAAACGTGCTTGTGAAAGCATTTTGCCGGGTCTCACAGAGACGATGTTGGAATTAATTGCTGATTTTGATCCCGAATTCCAGAAAATGGTACGTAATAATATTATTCTGGCCGGTGGCGGCAGTCAGATTAGAGGCATAAAAGAGCATATTGAAAAGGTGTTAAAGGAGTATGGCCCATGCAAGGTCCATTTAATTGACGATCCCCTGTATGCCGGTGCTGATGGTGCTCTGGCTCTGGCCGAAGATATGCCCGAAGAGTATTGGCAATCCAATTAG
- a CDS encoding HD domain-containing protein, with translation MKKINNGWSQEAYIAAYRFAAERHEGQLVPGTKWSYLAHLSMVSMEIIAALNHEADMNGNLAVQAAILHDTIEDTDTTYDELLSAFGQPVADGVLALTKDEAIEKQHQISDSLRRIKRQPSEIWMVKLADRITNLQMPPANWTTEKRRNYLDQARLIWAELKSGNQFLSTRLNEKIQVYQLYI, from the coding sequence GTGAAAAAAATAAACAATGGATGGTCGCAGGAAGCGTATATAGCGGCTTACAGGTTCGCTGCGGAAAGACATGAAGGACAGTTGGTCCCAGGCACTAAATGGTCATATTTAGCTCACCTTAGTATGGTCAGTATGGAGATTATCGCCGCTTTAAATCATGAAGCCGATATGAATGGGAATTTGGCAGTGCAAGCTGCGATCCTCCATGACACCATTGAAGATACCGATACCACTTATGATGAACTGCTGTCCGCATTCGGACAGCCTGTTGCAGATGGTGTTCTTGCGCTCACTAAAGACGAGGCTATCGAAAAACAGCATCAGATATCAGACAGCCTACGAAGGATAAAACGCCAACCCTCAGAAATATGGATGGTCAAACTGGCTGACAGAATAACCAACCTTCAGATGCCACCTGCCAACTGGACAACAGAGAAAAGGAGAAATTACCTGGATCAGGCCAGATTAATTTGGGCGGAATTAAAATCCGGCAATCAATTCCTGTCAACCCGGTTGAACGAAAAGATACAGGTATATCAGTTATATATTTAA
- a CDS encoding alpha-hydroxy-acid oxidizing protein, which translates to MKEIRDKAREMMDGFCRVCSRCDGRVCAGEVPGMGGIGTAAAFKDNLAALDELHFNMRLIHGVTEPDTGVEILGKKLSLPLLAAPIGGVSFNMGGKISEQDYVRAILQGCKEAGIIGCTGDGVPEFIHQTALEEIKTVKGNGIPFIKPWEGDEFFEKIKKVQSCGTDIMGMDIDAAGLITLRKMGRPVSPKNVDELGRIIKKSGMKFIVKGVMTVSDAKAAVSAGADAIVVSNHGGRVLEYTPGAARVLPQIAKAVGSDVCILADGGVRSGGDILKMLALGADAVMIGRPFSVAALGGLKEGVKAFIETVRTELIQAMVLTGTQRASQVNESILFTA; encoded by the coding sequence GTGAAAGAAATACGCGATAAGGCAAGAGAAATGATGGATGGTTTTTGTCGGGTCTGTTCCAGATGCGACGGCAGGGTTTGCGCAGGAGAGGTTCCGGGAATGGGGGGGATCGGCACGGCCGCCGCCTTTAAAGATAACCTGGCAGCCCTGGACGAACTGCATTTTAATATGCGCTTGATTCATGGGGTGACGGAACCGGACACAGGTGTCGAAATTTTAGGAAAAAAGCTGTCTTTACCCCTGCTTGCCGCCCCTATCGGCGGGGTTTCCTTTAATATGGGCGGAAAGATCAGCGAACAAGATTATGTAAGGGCTATTCTCCAGGGTTGCAAAGAGGCCGGGATTATAGGCTGTACAGGGGACGGTGTTCCTGAATTTATCCACCAGACCGCCCTGGAAGAGATCAAGACGGTAAAGGGAAATGGTATTCCCTTTATCAAGCCCTGGGAAGGAGATGAATTTTTTGAAAAGATTAAGAAGGTCCAGAGCTGCGGAACCGATATCATGGGCATGGACATTGATGCAGCCGGTCTGATCACTCTGCGGAAGATGGGCCGGCCGGTCTCGCCCAAAAACGTGGATGAACTGGGGCGAATCATTAAAAAATCAGGCATGAAGTTTATTGTAAAAGGGGTGATGACTGTCTCTGATGCCAAGGCTGCTGTATCTGCCGGGGCTGACGCCATTGTGGTCTCCAATCACGGAGGACGCGTCCTGGAGTATACACCGGGGGCAGCCAGGGTATTGCCTCAGATCGCCAAGGCCGTAGGCAGCGACGTTTGCATACTGGCCGACGGCGGGGTGAGAAGTGGCGGAGATATCTTGAAAATGCTGGCCCTGGGCGCAGATGCCGTGATGATCGGTCGTCCATTCAGCGTGGCTGCCTTAGGTGGACTCAAAGAGGGTGTAAAGGCCTTTATTGAAACCGTAAGAACCGAATTGATTCAGGCCATGGTTCTTACCGGTACCCAGCGGGCAAGCCAGGTAAACGAATCTATTTTATTTACGGCCTGA
- a CDS encoding cytochrome c peroxidase, with translation MMKKLTGFLVSSLFLISAVWAADDSLTDMERLGKRIYKDTNMSYYGTQSCRDCHHHTSGFADLTNYLDPDINFVSTGADGVSKGGRNAPSAAYAGFSPPLYLNEDGDYVGGMFWDGRADGSVLGDPLAEQAQGPPLNPKEMAMPSKEAVIQVIRDSDYLNLWNKIFGRGSLDNLETHEEVDAVYNNFGIAIATYERSIEVTKFTSKFDRGGLSKVERTGQALFEANCAICHSTTEALGAPAALFTNYQYANIGVPVNPGIDAEDPDLGLGVIKGSAQDGKFKIPTLRNIALTPPYSHNGVFPTLIEMLKFINDSSGFTPEVPYNLSTEVGSIGLSDTDLEKIEAFLMTLTDD, from the coding sequence ATGATGAAAAAGCTGACAGGTTTTTTGGTAAGTTCCCTATTTTTAATTTCGGCAGTCTGGGCTGCCGACGACAGTCTGACGGATATGGAAAGGCTTGGGAAGCGAATTTATAAGGACACGAACATGTCGTACTACGGTACACAATCCTGCCGAGACTGCCATCACCATACCAGTGGGTTTGCAGATCTCACCAATTATCTGGATCCTGATATCAACTTTGTTTCAACCGGTGCAGACGGTGTCAGCAAAGGTGGGCGGAATGCTCCGTCCGCCGCATATGCCGGGTTTAGCCCGCCATTGTACTTGAATGAGGATGGCGATTATGTTGGCGGGATGTTCTGGGACGGCCGGGCAGACGGCTCTGTGCTCGGAGATCCCCTTGCCGAACAGGCTCAGGGGCCGCCTTTAAATCCCAAAGAAATGGCTATGCCGAGTAAAGAGGCGGTGATTCAGGTAATTCGGGATTCCGACTACTTAAACCTATGGAACAAAATTTTTGGGCGTGGATCACTTGATAACTTGGAAACTCATGAGGAAGTGGACGCCGTATATAACAACTTCGGCATAGCCATAGCGACATATGAACGCTCAATCGAGGTGACAAAATTCACTTCAAAGTTTGACAGGGGAGGGCTTTCCAAAGTGGAGCGGACGGGACAGGCTCTCTTCGAGGCCAATTGTGCCATCTGCCATTCCACGACAGAGGCATTGGGTGCGCCTGCAGCTCTTTTCACCAATTACCAATACGCCAATATCGGTGTGCCGGTCAACCCGGGAATTGATGCGGAGGACCCGGATTTAGGCTTAGGTGTAATTAAAGGTTCTGCCCAAGACGGTAAGTTTAAAATTCCTACCCTCCGCAATATCGCACTGACACCCCCTTATTCCCACAACGGCGTGTTTCCAACCCTTATTGAAATGTTAAAGTTTATAAATGACAGCAGTGGTTTTACACCGGAAGTGCCATATAATCTGTCAACAGAGGTCGGAAGCATAGGTTTGTCAGATACAGATTTGGAAAAAATCGAAGCATTTCTAATGACCTTGACGGATGATTAA